A segment of the Georgenia sp. M64 genome:
CCCGCTGCAGAACTACGCCCAGTCGTTGGTGGCCGGGGCACGCCCGGAGTCCGTCCTGCGCACCCTCGACGCGGACTGGGCCCGCCTCGCCTTCCGATCCTGACCAGCCTCACCGCCGAGAACTGGAGTCACCCCATGGCCACCACCACAGCCACCCGACCGGATCGGGGCACCGCCGCCGTGCCCGCGAGATCCGGCAGCGGCCGGCGCCCCGCCGGCCTGACGTTCTACCTCTTCCTCGTGCCCTCGCTCGTCCTGTTCACCCTCGCCATCACGGTGCCGGCGATCATGGGTATCACGCTCAGCTTCACGAACTCCGTCGGCTTCGGCGAGTTCGACTTCGTCGGCCTGACGAACTACGTCGCGATGGTCTCCGACCCGGCGATCCTCAGCTCGTACGGGTTCACGGTCGGCTTCGCCCTGGTCACCGTCCTGCTGGTCAACGTCGTCGCCTTCCTCCTGGCGGTCGGCCTGACCGCCAAGATCCGGGGCAAGATGGCGCTGCGGGCGATCTTCGTCCTGCCCATGGTCATCTCGGGCATCGTCATCGCCTACGTCTTCAACTTCCTCTTCTCCAACTCGCTGCCCCAGCTCGGGCAGGCGATCGGGTTCGGACCCCTCGAGCAGAGCCTGCTCGCCGACCCCGACCTCGCGTGGGTCACGATCGTCATCGTCACCGCCTGGCAGGCGATCCCCTCCGCCCTGCTCATCTACATCGCCGGCATCCTGTCCATCCCCGGCGAGGTGTACGAGGCCGCCTCTCTCGACGGTGCGTCGGCGACCAGGCGACTGCTCGCCATCACGCTGCCGCTGGTGGCGGGCTACGTCGTCATCAACATCATCATCGGCTTCAAGAACTTCCTCAACGCCTACGACATCATCGTCGGCCTCACCAACGGCGGTCCCGGCACCGCGACCCGGAGCGTCGCGATGACGATCTTCTCGGGCTTCACCGGCGGCGACTACGCCTACCAGATGGCCAACGCGACGATCTTCTTCCTCATCGCCGTCGTCCTGGCCGTGCTCCAGCTGCGCCTCACGCGCGGAAAGGCTGCGTTCTGATGACCACCAGCCAGACGGGCGTCACGACCGCCCCCGCACAGGTCCCCGTGAGACGGCGCCCGCTCAAGGCCCGGTCGGGCGACACCCGGCCGAGCTGGTCGGCGACCACCGTGCTCCTCCTGTGCTCGCTCGCCGTCTTCGCCCCGCTCTACGCGACCCTGACGATGGCCTTCAAGACCACCCAGCAGTCCGTCGACGGCCAGGCCTTCTCCCTGCCCTCCCCGCTCAGCGTCGACGGCTTCGTCGCCGCCTGGGACCTCACGAACTTCCCCCGCGGGTTCGGGATCTCGGTGTTCGTCACCGCGATCACCGTGGTCGGCACGGTGATCCTCGCGGCCTTCGCCGCGTTCGCCATCGCCCGGAACTGGGACCGGCGGTTCTTCCGCTGGTCGTTCTTCTACCTCCTCGCCGCGATGTTCCTGCCCTTCCCCGTCCTGGCGCTGTCCCAGGTCAAGCTCACCGGCATGGTCGGGCTGGCGAACCCGGTCGGCGTCGCGATCCTGCACGTGATGTTCCAGCTGTCGTTCAGCGTCATGCTCTTCACCGCGTTCATCCGCTCCCTGCCCGAGGAGCTCGAGGAGAGCGCGCGGCTCGACGGTGCGTCGACGTGGATGACCTTCCGCCACGTCGTCTTCCCGATGATGGCGCCCATGAGCGCGACGGTCGCGATCTTCGCGTTCCTCGCGTCGTGGAACGACTTCATGATGCCCTCGCTCATCATCGCCGACTCCACGCAGCAGACCCTGCCGGTGCTGCAGAGCGTGTTCCAGACCCAGTTCAGCAGCAACTACAACGTCGCGTTCGCGTCCTACCTCATGGCCATGGCGCCCGCGATCGTCGTCTACGTCTTCACCCAGCGATGGGTGATGGCCGGCGTCACCCAGGGCGCCATCAAGTAGCACCGGCCCGACAGGCACCGCCGAACCGGCACACCCGCGGGCACACCCGCACCGCACCGGCACGTCCGCACGGGCGAGTCGCACCGACACACCCGCACCGGCACACCGCACCGACACACCCGATCCGTACAGAGAGCGAGCCCGAAGCCCATGACCGAAGTTCTCGACGTCCGCGCCATGCCCGACCTGGGCAAGGACGACGCCGCCTGGTGGCGCCAGGCGGCTGTCTACCAGATCTACCCCCGCTCCTTCGCGGACTCCGACGGCGACGGCATCGGCGACCTGCCCGGCATCACCTCGCGGGTGCCGTACCTCCGGCGCCTGGGCGTCGACGCCGTGTGGCTGAGCCCGTTCTACCCCTCGGCGCTCGCCGACGGCGGCTACGACGTCGACGACTACCGCGACGTCGACCCGCGCCTGGGTACGTTGGCCGACTTCGACGCCCTCGTCGCCGCCCTGCACGGGGAGGGGATCCGGCTCGTCGTCGACCTCGTCCCCAACCACACCTCCGACCGCCACGAGTGGTTCCGGGAGGCGCTCACCTCACCGAAGGGCTCCCCGGCGCGGGACCGCTACATCTTCCGCGACGGCAAGGGCCCGGACGGCGCCGAGCCGCCCGCCGACTGGACCTCCGCCTTCGGTGGCCCCGCCTGGGAGCCGGTCGGTGACGGCCAGTGGTACCTGCACTACTTCGCGACCGAGCAGCCCGACCTCAACTGGGACAACCGAGAGGTGCGCGACGACTTCCTGCGCACCCTTCGGTTCTGGTCCGACCGTGGCGTCGACGGCTTCCGGGTCGACGTCGCGCACGGCCTGGCCAAGCAGCTGCCCGACGAGCTGCCCACGCAGGCCGAGCTCGACGCCCTGCCCAAGGACGGGACCCACCCGCTCTGGGACCGCGACGAGGTCCACGAGATCTACGCCGAGTGGCGTGCGGTCTTCAACGCCTACGACCCGCCCCGCACCGCGGTCGCGGAGGCGTGGGTGCAGGCGTCGCGCCGGGCGCGCTACGCCAGCGCCGAGGGCCTGGGCCAGGCCTTCAACTTCGACCTGCTCGAGGCCGACTTCGACGCCGAGCAGTTCCGTGAGGTCATCACGTTCAACCTCGAGCTCGCCGAGACGTCCGGCTCGTCGACGACGTGGGTCTTCTCCAACCACGACGTCGTTCGTCATGCGACGCGCTACGGACTGCCCCCGCGGCACGGCAGCACGGACAAGCACGGCGGGAGCTGGCTCCTCTCCGGCGGCACCGAGCCCGAGCTGGACCGGGAGCTCGGCGTGCGCCGCGCCCGCGCCGCGACGCTGCTCCAGCTCGCGCTGCCCGGCTCGTCCTACCTCTACCAGGGTGAGGAGCTGGGTCTGCACGAGGTGGCGGACATCGCCCCCGACGCCCGGCAGGACCCGGCGTACTTCCGCAACGCCGGCGTCGACGTCGGCCGGGACGGCTGCCGTGTGCCGCTGCCCTGGGCGCGGGAGGGGGAGTCGTTCGGGTTCGGCCCGGCGGCGGCGGTCATGCCCCAGCCGGACTGGTTCGGTGACCTCTCGGTCGAGGCGCAGGACGGCGTCGCGGGCTCCACCCTCGAGCTGTACCGCGACGCCCTCGCGCTGCGCCGGGAGCTCCAGAGCGACGAGGACCTCGTCTGGGTGAGCACCGACGACGACGTGCTCGCCTTCCGCAGGTCCAACGGCTGGCTCAACGTCACGAACTTCGGGGCGCGGACCGTGGCCCTTCCCGCGGGTGAGGTCCTCCTGAGCAGCGTGCCGCTCACCGACGGCAGGCTGCCCGGCGCCGCCACGGCGTGGCTGCGCACCGAGGTCTGAGGCGCGCTCGGCAGCTGAGCGGCGGCCGCCCCTGCTGAGCCCGGCTCGGCGGGGGCGGCCCCGTTCACCCGGCGGCGGTGACCGGCTGCGACGACTCCCGCACGACGAGCTCGGGGGTGAAGACGACCTGTCGCGCCGGCTCGTGGTCGGGCCCGGCCGAGCGCAGCAGCATGTCGGCGGCGAGGTGGCCGAGCTGGTGGGTGGGCTGGCGCACCGACGTCAGCGGGGTCATGAGCATCGCGGCGAAGTCCACGTCGTCGTAGCCGACGACGGCCATGTCGCCCGGGATGGACAGCCCGTGCGCACGCAGGACGCGCATCGCGCCGAGGGCGGTGAGGTCGTTGACGCAGAACAGTGCGCTCGGCACCGGGCCACCGGCGAGCAGCTCGGTCACGCCCTGCTCGCCGCCGGTGGCGTTGAGGGAGGGGACGACGACCTCGACCAGGGCCTCGTCAGGGTCGAGGCCGGCCTCGGTCAGGGCCCGCACCGCGCCGGCGCGTCGGTCGACGCACTGCTTGATCGAGGGCGGGCCGTTGACCAGCCCGATGCGCCGGTGGCCCTGGGAGATGAGGTGGGTGACCGCCATCGCCGCTCCGGCGACGTCGTCCACGGCGACGGAGCAGATGCCGGGGTCCGGGGAGGTCCGGTCGAGGAGGACGATGCCGAGGCCGCGCTCGCGCAGGCGCATCAGGGGCCCGAGGTCGTCGCCGGCCGGGGTCGCCAGGACACCGAGGACCCCGTGCTCCTCGAACAGGCGGAGGTAGCGCGCCTCACGGCGTGGGTCCTCGTCGGAGCTGGCGAGCATGAGGGTGTAGTCGTCCTCGGCGAGTCGGTCCTCGATGCCGCGGGCGACCTCGGTGAAGAACGGGTTGGCGATGTCGAGCAGCACGGCGCCGACCGTGGTGATCTTCCCGGCCCGGAGCTGCCGCGCGGATCCGTTGCGCACGAAGGAGAGCTCGGCGATCGCACGCTCGACCTTCTCGCGGGTGGTCGGGGCCACCCGGTCGGGCCGGTTGAGGACGTTGGAGACCGTGCCCAGCGAGACGCCGGCGAGGCGTGCGACGTCGTTGATGCTCGAGCGGCGCACGGACGTTGCCGCCGGCTCGACCGCGTCGGTCGTGCCGGAGTGCTGGACATTCTCGGTCGTGCTCATCCGGCGCCTCCTCGTGCCCACGCGGTCCTTGACGACCCCCCGGGACCTCCCTAGCGTCCATTGTGCCCCTGAACCGATTCACGGGGCGATCGCCCACGGAGGAACCATGGCCCGCGTCTGCTTCGTCTCCCGCATCCGCCCCGACCAGGTCGAGACCTACAAGGCCCGGCACGCCGAGGTCTGGCCGGCGATGCTCGACGCGCTGCACGAGACAGGGTGGCGCGACTACACCCTCCACCTCGCGCCGGACGGCCTGCTCGTCGGGGTCGTCGACGTGGACGACTTCGACGCCGCGCGCGAGGCGATGGCCGCTCGCGAGGTCAACACCCGGTGGCAGGCCGAGATGGCCGAGCTCTTCGGCACCGACGGCCCGCCCGACGAGGGGTTCGTCGAGCTGGAGTGCGTCTTCGACCTCGACGCCCAGCGGGCCGCGCTGGGCCGGACCGACTGAGGAGCCTGCGGGGAAGCTTCACCGGGTCGGTGGGGAGGATCCGACGGTTCGGGTCACATCCGACGGCTCTCCACCGTCGGAAGCTCCCCAGCATGGGCGCGGCGCGGCGCGTCAGCCGGTCCGCCGCCGAGCGTGCGAGGGTGGGGCCTGGCCGCCACGCCGATCTTCCTCACCCGCACCGGTTGACGACGCGCCGCCGCCCTCGCTACGCTGGATGAAACGTTTCACAGAGCAGTGGAGCGACGACCAGGAGCGAGGAACACCGTGACGACGTCGAGCATCGACGACCGGCGCCGGGCCGCGACGGCCGCGCTGCGCGAACAGACCATCGAGCTGCCGAGCTGGGCGTTCGCCAACTCCGGCACGCGGTTCAAGGTCTTCGGCCAGGCCGGCGTGCCGCGCGACCCCTTCGAGAAGATCTCCGACGCCGCCGAGGTGCACCGGTACACCGGCGTCGCGCCGCGCGTGTCCCTGCACATCCCGTGGGACCTCGTCGAGGACTTCGGCGCGCTGCGCCGCCACGCCGAGGACCTCGGGGTGAGCATCGGCGCCATCAACTCCAACGTCTTCCAGGACGACGACTACATGCTCGGCTCGCTGTGCAACCCGGACCCGCGGGTGCGCCGCAAGGCCGTGGACCACCACCGCGCGTGCGTCGACGTCATGCGCGCCACGGGCTCGACCGACCTGAAGATCTGGCTCGCCGACGGCCTCAACTACCCCGGCCAGGACGACCTCCGTGCCCGTCAGGACCGCCTCGCCGAGGGCCTCGCGGCGATCTACGCCGAGCTCGACGAGAACCACCGGATCCTGCTCGAGTACAAGTTCTTCGAGCCCGCGTTCTACGCCACCGACGTCCCGGACTGGGGGACCTCCCTGCTGCACTGCCTCGCGCTGGGCGAGCAGGCGACCGTCGTCCTCGACACCGGCCACCACGCGCCGGGCACGAACATCGAGTTCATCGTCGCCCAGCTGCTGCGGCAGGGCCGGCTGGGGGCGTTCGACTTCAACTCGCGCTTCTACGCCGACGACGACCTCATGGTCGGTGCGGCCGACCCCTTCCAGCTCTTCCGGATCATGCACGAGATCGTCGGCGCCGACGCCCTGCGGCCGGACTCCGGCGTGAACTTCATGCTCGACCAGTGCCACAACATCGAACCGCGCATCCCCGGCCAGATCCGGTCGGTGATGAACGTCCAGGAGGCCACCGCCAAGGCCCTCCTCGTCGACCGCGAGGCGCTCGGCGCCGCCCAGGCCGCCGGTGACGTGCTCGGCGCGAACGCGGTGCTCATGGACGCCTACAACACCGACGTGCGCGACCTCCTCGCCCAGCTCCGCCAGGACATGGGGCTCGACCCCGACCCGATGGGCGCCTACGCCGCGTCGGGCTACGCCGAGAAGATCGCCGCCGAGCGCGTGGGCGGAACCCAGGCCGGCTGGGGCGCCTGAGCCCGGGTCCGGGCCACCCACCACCAGGACCAGGACCTGAGCCGCCCGGACCTTCGTGGCCCGACCGCCGCCCTGAACGACCCCGCGCCCGCTCGACCCGCGCTTCCCGACCCACGAGAGGACCCCCGTGACCAACCCCGCAGCCGCCGACCTCGTCGCCCGCTCCAACCGCCTGGGCGCCGACGCGCGCAACACCAACTACGCCGGCGGCAACACCTCCGCCAAGGGCACCGAGACCGACCCCGTCACCGGCGAGCCGGTCGAGCTGCTGTGGGTCAAGGGCTCCGGCGGCGACCTGGGCACGCTCACCGAGAAGAACCTCGCAGTCCTGCGCCTCGACCGTCTCCGGGCGCTGACGAACGTCTACCCGGGCGTCGAGCGCGAGGACGAGATGGTCGCCGCGTTCGACTACTGCCTCCACGGCAAGGGCGGCGCCGCCCCGAGCATCGACACCGCCATGCACGGCCTCGTCGACGCCGCGCACGTCGACCACCTCCACCCCGACTCCGGCATCGCCCTGGCCACCGCCGCCGACGGCGAGGCCCTGACCCGCGAGTGCTTCGGCGACCGCGTGGTCTGGGTGCCGTGGCGCCGTCCCGGGTTCCAGCTCGGCCTGGACATCGCCGAGGTCGCCCGCGCCAACCCCCAGGCCATCGGCTGCGTCCTGGGCGGCCACGGCATCACCGCCTGGGGCGCCACGAGCGAGGAGAGCGAGGCGCGCTCGCTGGAGATCATCGCCGCCGCGGAGGAGTTCATCGCCGCGCGCACCGAGGCCCTCGCCGCCGAGGGCACCCACCCCTTCGGTCCCGAGGTCGCCGGGCGGGGCGCCCTGCCCGCGACCGAGCGTCGCGCCCGCGCCGCCGCCCTCGCCCCCACGGTCCGCGGCCTCGCGAGCACCGACAAGCCGCAGGTCGGCCACTTCACCGACGCCGACGTCGTCCTGGAGCTCCTGTCGCGTGAGAAGCTCGGCGCGCTCGCCGAGCTCGGCACCTCCTGCCCCGACCACTTCCTGCGGACCAAGGTCAAGCCGCTCGTCGTCGACCTGCCCGGCGACGCCCCGCTCGAGGACGTCCTCGTCCGGCTGACCGAGCTCCACGCGGCCTACCGCGAGGACTACGCCGCCTACTACGACCGTCACGCGACGCCGGACTCCCCGGCCATGCGCGGCGCCGACCCCGCGATCGTCCTCGTGCCGGGTGTCGGCATGTTCTCCTTCGGCAAGGACAAGCAGACCGCCCGCGTCGCCGGCGAGTTCTACGTCAACGCCATCAACGTCATGCGTGGCGCCGAGGCGATCAGCACCTACGCCCCGATCGACGAGTCCGAGAAGTTCCGCATCGAGTACTGGGCGCTGGAGGAGGCCAAGCTCCAGCGCATGCCGAAGCCGAAGACGCTGGCCACGCGCGTCGCCCTGGTCACCGGCGGCGGCTCCGGCATCGGCCGCGCCACGGTCGAGCGGCTCGCCGCGGAGGGCGCCTGCGTCGTCGTCGCCGACCGTGACCTCGCCGCGGCCCAGGAGGTCGCCGCCGCCCTCGGCGGGGACGACGTCGCCGTCGCCGTCGAGGCCGACGTCACCGACGAGGACGCCGTCCGCGCGCTCGTCGACGCCTCCGCGCTCGCCTTCGGCGGGGTGGACCTCGTCGTCAACAACGCGGGCCTGTCGGTCTCCAAGCCCCTGCTCGAGACCACGACGGCGGACTGGGACCTCCAGCACGACGTCATGGCCCGCGGCTCGTTCCTCGTCTCGCGCGAGGCGGCCCGGGCGATGATCGCCCAGCGCATGGGCGGCGACATCGTCTACATCTCCTCGAAGAACTCGATCTTCGCCGGCCCCAACAACATCGCCTACTCGGCCACGAAGGCCGACCAGGCCCACCAGGTGCGTCTCCTCGCCGCCGAGCTGGGCGAGCACGGCATCCGCGTCAACGGCATCAACCCCGACGGCGTCGTGCGCGGCTCCGGCATCTTCGCCGGCGGCTGGGGCGCCAAGCGGGCGGCCGTCTACGGCGTCCCGGAGGAGGAGCTGGGCGCGTACTACGCCCGGCGGACCCTGCTGAAGAAGGAGGTCCTGCCCGAGCACGTGGCCGCCGCGGTGCTCGCCCTGACCGGTCCGGACCTCGTCCAGACCACGGGCCTGCACGTCCCGGTGGACTCCGGCGTCGCGGCCGCCTTCCTGCGGTGAGGGCCCGGCCGTGAGGACCTACGCCGCCGTCGACCTCGGCGCCTCGTCCGGCCGGGTCATCACCGGCCGGGTCGAGGGTGGGCGCGTCGTCACCGAGGAGGTCGGGCGCTTCCCCAACGGGGCGGTGCCCGTCCCCACCCGCGGCGGGACCACCCTGCACTGGGACGTCCTCGCGCTGTGGTCGGGGATCCTCGACGGGCTGCGCCGCGCCGCGGCCGGCGGCGACCTCGCCGCCGTCGGCATCGACTCCTGGGCCGTGGACCACGGCCTTCTCGACGCCGGCGGCGCCCTGCTGGGCAACCCCGTGCACTACCGCGACGCCCGTACCGACGGAGTGCCCGAGCAGGTCTTCGCCCACCTCCCGGCCGAGGAGCTGTACGCCACCACCGGCGTCCAGGTGCAGCAGTTCAACACCATCTTCCAGCTCGCGGCCGCAGCCGGGACGCCCGCCCTGACCGCCGCCCGGCGCGCCCTGCTCGTCCCCGACCTCCTCGGCTACTGGCTCACCGGCGCCGAGGTCGCCGAGGTCACCAACGCCTCGACCACCGGCCTGCTCGACGTCCGGGCGCGGGACTGGTCGGCCGACGTCGTCGGCCGGCTGGGGGCGGCGTACGGGACCGACGTCGCCGGGCTGCTCGCCCCGGTCGTCGAGCCGGGCACCGACCTCGGGCCGCTGCGCCCGGAGATCCTCGACCGGATCGGGCTCGCCCCGGCCGGTGGGTCCGGCTCCCCGGGCCGCTACCCGCACCTCGTCACCGTCGGCTCGCACGACACCGCCTCCGCGGTCGCGGCCGTCCCCGCCGAGCGGGAGGACTTCGCCTACATCTCCTGCGGCACGTGGTCCCTCGTCGGCCTCGAGCTGGACGCCCCCGTCCTCACCGAGGCCTCCCGCGCCGCCAACCTCACCAACGAGCTCGGCGTCGACGGCACCGTGCGCTACCTCCGCAACGTCATGGGCCTGTGGGTGCTCCAGGAGACCCTGCGCACCTGGCGCGAGCGCGGCCAGGACGCCGACCTCGCCGGGCTGCTCGCCGCGGCCGCCGACGTACCCGCCCTGCGCTGCGTCGTCGACGTCGACGACCCGGCGTTCCTGCCGCCGGGCGACATGCCCGCCCGCATCGCCGAGGCCGCCCGGCGCACCGGGCAGCGCCCGCCGGAGAGCCCGGCCGAGACCGTGCGCTGCATCCTCGACTCCCTCGCCCTGGCCTACCGGCGCGCCGTGCGCACCGCGGCCGGCCTCGCCGGTCGGGAGGTCGGGGTGATCCACCTCGTCGGCGGCGGCGCCCGCAACGCGCTGCTGTGCCGACTCACGGCCGCGGCCACCGGCCTGCCGGTCGTCGCCGGGCCCACGGAGGGGGCTGCGCTCGGCAACCTCCTCGTCCAGGCCCAGAGCCTCGGCGACGTCGCACCGGGGTTGCCGGCCCTGCGCCGGGTGGTCGCCGCGTCCGTGCCGACCACCCGCTACGAGCCCACCCACGCCCGCACCGCCCGGGACCGACCCGCCGGCACCGAGGCCGCGTGGGACCACGCAGAGGACCTGCTGCGGCCGTGAGGGTCGCGCACCGCCAGAAGGAGACACCATGCCCGTGACCGCCCCCTACCCCGAGCTCGACGAGATCCTCGCGAGC
Coding sequences within it:
- a CDS encoding alpha-amylase family glycosyl hydrolase; its protein translation is MTEVLDVRAMPDLGKDDAAWWRQAAVYQIYPRSFADSDGDGIGDLPGITSRVPYLRRLGVDAVWLSPFYPSALADGGYDVDDYRDVDPRLGTLADFDALVAALHGEGIRLVVDLVPNHTSDRHEWFREALTSPKGSPARDRYIFRDGKGPDGAEPPADWTSAFGGPAWEPVGDGQWYLHYFATEQPDLNWDNREVRDDFLRTLRFWSDRGVDGFRVDVAHGLAKQLPDELPTQAELDALPKDGTHPLWDRDEVHEIYAEWRAVFNAYDPPRTAVAEAWVQASRRARYASAEGLGQAFNFDLLEADFDAEQFREVITFNLELAETSGSSTTWVFSNHDVVRHATRYGLPPRHGSTDKHGGSWLLSGGTEPELDRELGVRRARAATLLQLALPGSSYLYQGEELGLHEVADIAPDARQDPAYFRNAGVDVGRDGCRVPLPWAREGESFGFGPAAAVMPQPDWFGDLSVEAQDGVAGSTLELYRDALALRRELQSDEDLVWVSTDDDVLAFRRSNGWLNVTNFGARTVALPAGEVLLSSVPLTDGRLPGAATAWLRTEV
- a CDS encoding rhamnulokinase family protein, producing MRTYAAVDLGASSGRVITGRVEGGRVVTEEVGRFPNGAVPVPTRGGTTLHWDVLALWSGILDGLRRAAAGGDLAAVGIDSWAVDHGLLDAGGALLGNPVHYRDARTDGVPEQVFAHLPAEELYATTGVQVQQFNTIFQLAAAAGTPALTAARRALLVPDLLGYWLTGAEVAEVTNASTTGLLDVRARDWSADVVGRLGAAYGTDVAGLLAPVVEPGTDLGPLRPEILDRIGLAPAGGSGSPGRYPHLVTVGSHDTASAVAAVPAEREDFAYISCGTWSLVGLELDAPVLTEASRAANLTNELGVDGTVRYLRNVMGLWVLQETLRTWRERGQDADLAGLLAAAADVPALRCVVDVDDPAFLPPGDMPARIAEAARRTGQRPPESPAETVRCILDSLALAYRRAVRTAAGLAGREVGVIHLVGGGARNALLCRLTAAATGLPVVAGPTEGAALGNLLVQAQSLGDVAPGLPALRRVVAASVPTTRYEPTHARTARDRPAGTEAAWDHAEDLLRP
- a CDS encoding LacI family DNA-binding transcriptional regulator → MSTTENVQHSGTTDAVEPAATSVRRSSINDVARLAGVSLGTVSNVLNRPDRVAPTTREKVERAIAELSFVRNGSARQLRAGKITTVGAVLLDIANPFFTEVARGIEDRLAEDDYTLMLASSDEDPRREARYLRLFEEHGVLGVLATPAGDDLGPLMRLRERGLGIVLLDRTSPDPGICSVAVDDVAGAAMAVTHLISQGHRRIGLVNGPPSIKQCVDRRAGAVRALTEAGLDPDEALVEVVVPSLNATGGEQGVTELLAGGPVPSALFCVNDLTALGAMRVLRAHGLSIPGDMAVVGYDDVDFAAMLMTPLTSVRQPTHQLGHLAADMLLRSAGPDHEPARQVVFTPELVVRESSQPVTAAG
- a CDS encoding bifunctional aldolase/short-chain dehydrogenase is translated as MTNPAAADLVARSNRLGADARNTNYAGGNTSAKGTETDPVTGEPVELLWVKGSGGDLGTLTEKNLAVLRLDRLRALTNVYPGVEREDEMVAAFDYCLHGKGGAAPSIDTAMHGLVDAAHVDHLHPDSGIALATAADGEALTRECFGDRVVWVPWRRPGFQLGLDIAEVARANPQAIGCVLGGHGITAWGATSEESEARSLEIIAAAEEFIAARTEALAAEGTHPFGPEVAGRGALPATERRARAAALAPTVRGLASTDKPQVGHFTDADVVLELLSREKLGALAELGTSCPDHFLRTKVKPLVVDLPGDAPLEDVLVRLTELHAAYREDYAAYYDRHATPDSPAMRGADPAIVLVPGVGMFSFGKDKQTARVAGEFYVNAINVMRGAEAISTYAPIDESEKFRIEYWALEEAKLQRMPKPKTLATRVALVTGGGSGIGRATVERLAAEGACVVVADRDLAAAQEVAAALGGDDVAVAVEADVTDEDAVRALVDASALAFGGVDLVVNNAGLSVSKPLLETTTADWDLQHDVMARGSFLVSREAARAMIAQRMGGDIVYISSKNSIFAGPNNIAYSATKADQAHQVRLLAAELGEHGIRVNGINPDGVVRGSGIFAGGWGAKRAAVYGVPEEELGAYYARRTLLKKEVLPEHVAAAVLALTGPDLVQTTGLHVPVDSGVAAAFLR
- a CDS encoding L-rhamnose mutarotase, coding for MARVCFVSRIRPDQVETYKARHAEVWPAMLDALHETGWRDYTLHLAPDGLLVGVVDVDDFDAAREAMAAREVNTRWQAEMAELFGTDGPPDEGFVELECVFDLDAQRAALGRTD
- the rhaI gene encoding L-rhamnose isomerase, whose product is MDDRRRAATAALREQTIELPSWAFANSGTRFKVFGQAGVPRDPFEKISDAAEVHRYTGVAPRVSLHIPWDLVEDFGALRRHAEDLGVSIGAINSNVFQDDDYMLGSLCNPDPRVRRKAVDHHRACVDVMRATGSTDLKIWLADGLNYPGQDDLRARQDRLAEGLAAIYAELDENHRILLEYKFFEPAFYATDVPDWGTSLLHCLALGEQATVVLDTGHHAPGTNIEFIVAQLLRQGRLGAFDFNSRFYADDDLMVGAADPFQLFRIMHEIVGADALRPDSGVNFMLDQCHNIEPRIPGQIRSVMNVQEATAKALLVDREALGAAQAAGDVLGANAVLMDAYNTDVRDLLAQLRQDMGLDPDPMGAYAASGYAEKIAAERVGGTQAGWGA
- a CDS encoding sugar ABC transporter permease; translated protein: MATTTATRPDRGTAAVPARSGSGRRPAGLTFYLFLVPSLVLFTLAITVPAIMGITLSFTNSVGFGEFDFVGLTNYVAMVSDPAILSSYGFTVGFALVTVLLVNVVAFLLAVGLTAKIRGKMALRAIFVLPMVISGIVIAYVFNFLFSNSLPQLGQAIGFGPLEQSLLADPDLAWVTIVIVTAWQAIPSALLIYIAGILSIPGEVYEAASLDGASATRRLLAITLPLVAGYVVINIIIGFKNFLNAYDIIVGLTNGGPGTATRSVAMTIFSGFTGGDYAYQMANATIFFLIAVVLAVLQLRLTRGKAAF
- a CDS encoding carbohydrate ABC transporter permease — protein: MTTSQTGVTTAPAQVPVRRRPLKARSGDTRPSWSATTVLLLCSLAVFAPLYATLTMAFKTTQQSVDGQAFSLPSPLSVDGFVAAWDLTNFPRGFGISVFVTAITVVGTVILAAFAAFAIARNWDRRFFRWSFFYLLAAMFLPFPVLALSQVKLTGMVGLANPVGVAILHVMFQLSFSVMLFTAFIRSLPEELEESARLDGASTWMTFRHVVFPMMAPMSATVAIFAFLASWNDFMMPSLIIADSTQQTLPVLQSVFQTQFSSNYNVAFASYLMAMAPAIVVYVFTQRWVMAGVTQGAIK